CGCAGTCGCACGCCTTCGAGCCCGCGACCTTCGACAGGGTCATCTCGCGCTTCGGCGTCATGTTCTTCGAGGACCCCGTCCAGGCCTTCGCGAACCTGCGGCGTGCCGCGAAAACCGACGCCAAACTCCTGGCCATCGCGTGGCGGAGCCCCTCGGAGAACCCGTTCATGACGACGGCCGAGCGCGCCGCGGCGCCGCTCGTGCCGAACCTTCCCGTCCGTCAGCCGGACGCGCCAGGGCAGTTCGCCTTCGCGGACTCGAACCGGGTCCACCGCATCCTGGAGGAGAGCGGCTGGACCGGAATCGACATCCAGCCCATCGACGTGACCTGCACCCTGCCCGAGAAGGAGCTGGTCCATTACCTGACCCGGTTCGGGCTCCTCGCAAGGGTCCTCCAGGAGGTGGACGAGACGACTCGCGCCCGGGTCATCGAAACGGTCCGCGCCGCGTTCGAGCCCTTCGTGCATGGAGCGGAGGTCCGCTACACCGCTGCCTGCTGGAAGGTGGCTGCCAGCCCCTGAGCGCTCAGCACATCCCCGGATGAACCTCCTGGCGGCATTCACTCGCCAGGAGGCTCCAATCCGAGGCGTCAGCTCAGATGGCGACGCAGTTCGTGCCGTTGGAATCACAGGCGTAGCACGTGCCATACCAGCACACGTTGTTACCGCCCGGGACACCACAGCGCATTCCACACCAACCGCAGTTCTCCAGGTCGCTGTAGACGCTCGTACACACGCCGTTGCACACCGCTTCGCCATCCGCGCCACAGGTGAGCTCGCTGCCAACGCTCGTGACGTCGGAGGGGCTCGCTTCGTTCTCCACCTGCGGGTTCCCACCGCAGCCGGCCAGCAACGCGACGCAGCTCACCATGAGCACTGCTGCTCTCTTGAACATGACAGGTTCCTCTCAGGTCCGGATGCGGTGCTTCCGTGGTCCCGGTACGGGTCGCCGGGGCGGACCTGAAAGTTTTCTAGACCATTCTTCCTGAAGCTCACAGACAATCGCTCACTCAACACAGACAGTGAAATCAAGGGATTTCACGAACTGTTGGAGCCGCGACGGATGAAGGCCTCACGCGGGCCAGTTGCCTTCCATGGGATGCGGGCCATCCGTGAAGGCACGCACCAGGTGGATGCCACCGACGAAGGCGCCTGCCCAGGAGCCGCCCCTGCCGCCGAAGGACTCCTCACGGTCGCCACGCGAGCGCAGCGCATTGATGCCCACCTTGAAGGCATGGAGCCGCTCCGCGATGCGCCGGGCGAGCTCCGGGTCATCCGTCGCCACCGAGGCCACGAGCGCGCCATTGGAGACGTTGGCCTCCCGCAGCAACTCCTCCTCGGAGTCCACCGACACCAGGAGGTCGACGGGGCCAAAGGGTTCACGCAGGTAGAGCTCGCTGTCGCGCGGGACACCGAAGAGCAGGACGGGCGGCAGGTACGCGCCCCGCTCCTGCCGCGCGGTGAAGGCATCCTCCGCAAGCATCCCCTGATGCAGCACCTGCGTGCCCTGCTCCCGCGCCTGGGCGATAAGAGAGCGGAGCTCCTCGGCCTTGCTGGGGGAGATGAGCGGCCCGAAGTCCACGTGCGCCCCCAGGACCGGATTGCCGACACGCAACGTGGAGACCGCATCGACATACGTCCGGACGAACTTCGGGACGAGCGACTTTTCGACGACCCAGCGCGTGTAGGCGGTGCAGCGCTGCTTGCCGAAGTCGAAGCCCGCGCGAATCTGTGCGCCGAGCCCATCCCAATCCGAGAAGTGCGTGACCGCGTAGGCGTTCACGCCCTCCATCTCCAACGCGTAGCGCTTGTCCGTGTCACGCAGGCGGCGGTGGACCTCGCCCCCGTTGGCGCGGCCGCCAATGAAGGCGACGCCCGCGATGTGGGAATGTCCGACGAGCGCCTCGGAGAGGTCCCTCCCGCGTCCACCGACGAGCGAGACGGGCAGGCCCGCGCGGCGCAGCAACGCGAAGGCGAGCGTGAGGGAGACGCCGCCGCCCTGGGTCGGAATCTTCGCGATGACCGAGTTGCCCGCGAGCGACTGCACGAGCACGTTGAGCAGCAGGACGGAGAACGGATAGTTCCAGGAGGCGATGTTCGAGACCAGGCCGAGCGGCTTGCGGCCATCGAGCATCCGGTCCATCCGCTCCAGGTACCACGCGATGCCCGCGAGACACCGGTCCACGTCGTTGGAGGCCGTGGGCAGCGTCTTGCCGATGTCCCACGCGAGAATGCGGACGAGCAGGTCCCGGTGTGAATGGAGCAACACCACCGCCTCCGCGACAGCACGGGCGCGCTCATCGAGCGGACGCGCCGCCCAGGGCCCGAACTCCGCCGCTGCCTGCTCGACGCCCGCGGCGACCTGCGCGGCGCCCAGCAGCGGCAGCTCCGCGAGGACGCTGCCATCAATGGGCGACACAGCGTTGAACCAGGCAGGCGGCTGGACCCACCTTCCCGCGACGGGAGAGAGCAGCCGGCCCTGGGAGTCGAAGGCCTCCGGCACGGCCCTCCGGGCCTCGGCCAGCAGGAGGCGACTTTCAAGATGACGAAGGGGCTCGCCAACACGTTCGGTATCCAGCATGGGTGCTCCTCCTCGCGCGGCAGGCCGCGCTGAATCAATTGAAACCACGGCTCATGACAAGCTGCGGCATGAGCGCAATATCGTCATGCACGCCCCGTCCGTCTGGGGGGGCAGGCAGGGGCCCGCCGGACGGGATGTGCGTCCCCTGAAGGCTCGGCGCGTCACACACGCGCCCTGGACAATTGCAGCCACTATTCAAGGGATTGCCACGCGTGCGGCGGGCAGCCACGCTCGTGTCACATGGGACACAAGCGGCTGATGAGGATTGGCGTTGTCGGCGGCGGAGCCATGGGGTGCGGCATCGCGCTCGAGCTCGCCATGGCTGGCAGACAGGTGGTGCTCTTCAACCGGCATGCGGGCAGCAGCGAGGCCGCGCGCGTGAAGCTGGAGCGCGACGCGGCGCTGCTGGTGGAGACGGGGTTGCTCGGCGCGGAGCAACGCACCCTCGCGCTCGCGCGCATCCATCGCACCACGGAGCTCGCCGAGGCCGCCGTGGTCCAGGACCTGGTCATCGAATCCATCCCCGAGGACCTGGCGCTCAAGCAGCAGCTCTTCAAGGAGCTGGACCGGCTCGCGGCACCGGACACCCTGCTCGCCACCAACACCACCGCGCTGAGCGTGACAGCCATTGCCCGCGACTGCGCACACCCCGAGCGGGTCCTCTCCGCGCACTACTACCTGCCCGCGCACCTGGTGCCGCTGGTGGACGTCATCCCCGGCGAGAAGACGTCCCCCGACGCGGTGGAGACGGTGCGGCGCTTCCTCGAGGAGCTGGGCAAGTCGCCCGTGGTGTTCGCGCGGGACGTGCCGGGCTCGGTGGGCCCGCGCCTGCAGCAGGCGCTCATCGGCGAAGCGCTCCGGATCGTGACGGAGGGCGTGGCCACGCCGGAGATGGTGGACCGCGTGCTCACCCAGGGCATCGGGCGGCGCCTGGGGGCCTCTGGCATCTTCGACCGGCTGGACCTCGTGGGCCTGGACTTCATCACGAACGTCCTGCGCGGCGCGGGGCGCCCGGTGCCGCCGGTGCTCGAGCAGAAGGTGGACCAAGGCCAGCTGGGCCTGAAGACGGGCCAGGGCTTCTATCCATGGACGCCGGACAGCGCCGCCGCCTTCGAGGAGCGCATGGCCCGCCACCTCATCACACAGCTGCGCGAGGACCGGGCCGCGGGCCGCCTGCCCACGCCGGAGTCCGAGGAATGAGCGCCGACGTCGTGCTCGTGGACCCCGCGGCGCTGTCCGACTTCATGGCGGACGCCGTTCGGGAGTACTCAACGTGCACGCCGGAGCTGCCGCCGCGCAGCTGGGCGGTGCTGCTGGGGCGCTTCACGGACGACGCGATGCACGTGGAGCGCGTGGGCTTCGCCACCAACATCCGCGAGACCGACGACACCGTGCTCCAGGAATTCGAAGCGGCCATCATCCCCCGCTTCGGCGCCTGCTACGCCAACGGGAGGCGCGGCTATTGGTGTGAGCCCCGCGAGCTGCTGCGCATCACCGCCGAGGCCGAGGCGGAAGGGCTGGAGGTGCTCGGCTCCATCCACCTGCACCCGGACTGGCACCGCATCGGCCCGCCCCACGAGCGCGGCCTGCGCGTCAGCCAGGAGCCCACGCCCATGGACAGACACCTGTTCCAGGGCAGCGGCTGGCCGCTCAACATGATCCTCTACCTGGAGCGGAGGGAAGGCAGGCTCTACCACTCGCTCGGAGCGTGGGCCCCGCCCGCCGACGCAGCGCCCGAAGCAGGTTGCCGTGCGCTCGCCATCCGCATGCGCACTCCGGAGAGAAACTGAAGAGCCGCCTGGGGCAGGTGCCTCCAGGCGGCTCATTCAACCGCGCTGCTCCAACCGCCGCCTACGTCGCGGCGTCAGGCGCCGGCTGGAGCTCCGGGGCTTCGCTGACGGCCGCGGTGCGCGTCTTGGCGATGAGCAGGTAGATGGCCGGCACGAAGTAGAGGGTGAAGAGCGTGCCCAGCGCCATGCCCGTCACCAGCACGAGCCCGATGCTGTTGCGCGCCGCCGCGCCCGGGCCCGACACCAAGACAAGCGGGAAGTGGCCCGCGACCGTGGCCACCGTCGTCATCAGGATGGGACGGAGTCGCTCGGAGGCCGCTTCCTTCACCGCTTCGAGCTTCGACCTGCCCTCCTCCTGGAGGCGGTTGGCGAAGTCCACGATGAGGATGCCGTTCTTCGCGATGAGGCCCACCAGCGTCACCAGCCCCACCTGTGAGTAGATGTTGAGCGTGGTGGTGAAGCTGTCCGTGAAGTACGGCATCATCGGGTTCGGCATCCGCAGGAACGTGGTCACCAGCGCGCCGAAGAGCGCCAGCGGCACCGACCCTGCGAGGATGATGAGCGGATCCCGGAAGCTGTTGAACTGGGCCGCGAGCACCAGGAAGATCAACACCACCGCCAGCCCGAACGCCGGGGCGAACGAGTCCCCTTCCGTGCGCAGCTGCCGGGACTCGCCCGTGTAATCGATGCGGTAGCCCGCGGGCAGGATGCGCGCGGCCTCCGTCTCCAGGTAGGTGAGCGCCTCGTCCAGCGGACGGATGGCCACGCCGCTGAGCTTCACGGCGTTGAGCTGCTGGAAGCGGTTGAGCGACCGGGGCGCCACCTTGTCCTTGAGGGACGCGATGGACGACAAGGCCACGAGCTTGCCGTCCGGGCCGGTGACGTGGATGTCCTTGAGCTGCTCCGGCGTGAGGCGGGAGGAGCGCAGGATCTGCGGGATGACCTTGTAGCTGCGGCCGGCGATGTTGAACCGGTTGACGAAGTTGCCGCCCACGGCGGACCCCAGGTCCTGGCCCACGGTGCCCAGGTTCAACCCCAGCTGCGCGACCTTCTCGCGGTCCACCTCGAGCTCCGACTGGGGCTGGTCCAGCTTCACGTCGATGATGGGCGGGAAGGCGAACAGCCCGCTCTGCGTCGCCTTCTCCTGGAGCTGCTGCGCGAAGCCCAGCAGCTCGTCCGCCTCCGCCGTGGAGGCGATGACGAACTCCACCGGGAAGTTGCCGCCACCCGGCAGCGCGGGGGGCTGGAGGGCGAAGGTCTGGACCGCCGGAATGGTGTTCACCCGCTCCTGCGCCTCCGCCAGCACCTGCGCCGTGGTCCGCTTGCGCTCCTTGAATGGCTTCAGCACCAGGCCCCAGAAGCCGTTGCTCGGCTGGACGATCTGGAAGTTGAAGCTGGACTCCGGCATCTCCATCAGCAGCTCGCTCGTCTTGGTCACCGACGGCTTGAGCTGATCCAGGGTGGAGTTGGACGGCGTGCTCATGATGCCGATGACGAAGTCCTGGTCCTCCACGGGCGCCAGCTCCCGCGCCGACTGGTTGAACATCAAGAACGCGAGCAGGCTCAGGAAGATCCACGCCGCGTAGATGGGCCCGCGGACGAGCAGCGAGCTGTCCAGGGTGCGGGCGTACGCGGCCCGCAGGCGCTCGAAGCCGCGGTTGATGACGCCCGCGAGCCCCTTGTCCTCGTGGCCCGCCTTCAGGAGCACGGAGGACATCATCGGGGAGAGCGTCAGCGCCACCACGCCCGACAGGGTCACCGCTCCGGCCAGCGTGAGCGCGAACTCGCGGAAGAGCGAGCCCGTGAGCCCGCCCTGGAACGCGATGGGCGCGTACACCGCCGCGAGCGTGAGGGTCATGGCGATGATGGGACCCACCAGTTCGCGCGCGCTCTTGATGGCGGCGTCCACCGGGCGCAGTCCGTCACGCAGGTGGCGCTCCACGTTCTCCACCACGACGATGGCGTCGTCCACGACCAGGCCGACTGACAACACCACCGCGAGCAGGGTGAGCAGGTTCACCGTGAAGCCGAACACCTGCATCAGGAACACCGTGCCAATGAGCGACACCGGGATGGCCACCACCGGCACCAGGATGGAGCGCACGGAGCCCAGGAACAGGAAGATGACGATGACGACGATGATGAGCGTCTCGATGAGCGTGCTCACCACCTCGTCGATGGCGTTCTGGATGTAGTCCGTACCGTCGAAGGCGACGCCGCCGTGGATCTGCTCGGGCAGGTCCTTCTTGAGCGAGTCCATCTCCGTGCGGATGCGCTGCATGACGTCCAACGAGTTGGCGTTGGGCAGCGCCCAGATGCCGACGAACACGGCCGTCTTCCCGTTGAGCGTCACGTCGGTGTCGTAGTCCTCGGCGCCAAGCACCACGTCCGCGACGTCCGACAGCCGCACCACCGCGCCGCCATCCTTGCGGACGATGAGCTGCTTGAACTCCTCCACGGAACGCAGGCCCGTGTTCGCGGTGAGGTTCACCTGCACGAGCGAGCCCTTCGTCTGGCCCACGGCGGCGAGCGCGTTGTTGGCGGCGAGCGCCTGACGGACCTGGATGGGGCTGACGTTGAGCGCGGCCATCCGGTCCGGCTTCATCCACACCCGCATGGCGAACGTGCGCGCCCCAAGGATGTCCGCGCGCTGCACGCCTTCCACCGAGGACAGCCGGGGCTGCACCACGCGCACCAGGTAGTCGGACAGCTCGTTCTGCTCGAGGAAGTCGGAGGTGAAGTTGAGGTACGCGACGGCGAACTGGCTGTCCGCGGACTCGATGCCCATCACGGGCACCTGGGATTCGGGCGGAAGGTCGCCGCGCACCTGGTCGACCTTGGCGCTGATTTCGCTCAGGGCACGGTTGGCGTCGTAGTTGAGCTTGAGCCGGGCGCGGATGAGGGAGACGTTCTGCGAGCTCGTGGACTCGACGTAGTCGATGCCGTCCGCCGCGGAGATGACGCGCTCCAGCGGCGTGGTGATGAAGCCACGGACGAGCTCCGCGTTGGCGCCGACGTAGACCGTCGTGACGGTGATGTCGGCGTTCTCGCTGCGCGGGTACTGCCGCACGTTGAGCGAGCGCAGGGCCTGCAGGCCCGCGATGATGATGATGAGGTTGACGACCAGCGCCACGACCGGACGCCGGATGAAGAGGTCGGTGAATTTCATGGGTTCGCCCTCTTGCGTCCCTTAGGGGTTCACGGGCTGGGGCGCGACTTCAATGGGCGGCGCCAGCGCGTTGTTCACGACGACGGCCGCGCCGTTCTTCAGCTTGAAGACGCCGCTGCTGACCACGGTCTGCCCGGGCTTCAGGCCGGCCGTCACCGCGACGTAGTCCCCCCGGCGCTCCCCCAGCCGCACGAACTGCTGCCGCGCCAGCAGGGCCGTCTTGCCCGCTGCGTCCTTGCCTTCGGACAGGGTGAACACCGAGTCGCCGTAGGGGGCGAAGAGCACGGCGGTGGCGGGGATGGCCACCACCTGCTCGCTGGCGTCGGAGAGCACCTCCACGCTGGCGAACATGCCCGGAAGGAGCCGGCCATCCGCGTTGGGCACGGTGGCGCGCATGCGCACGTTGCGGGAGGACAGCTCCACCTCCGGGTTGATGGTGGTGAGCTCCCCCTCGAACGACTCGCCCGGGAAGACGTCCACGCGCAGGCGCACCTTCTGACCCTGCTTCACCTGGGCCAGCGCCTGCTGGGGCAGCTGGAACTCCACCAGCGCGGGGGTGGAGGACTGGAGGGACGCGATGGGGTTGCCCGGGGAGACGAGCTGTCCCAGTTCCACCTGGCGGATACCGATGCGGCCATCGAAGGGCGCGCGGAGGGTCTTCTTGGCGATGAGGGACTTCAGGTGGGCCACCGTGGCGGAGGACTGGAGCGCCCGCGCGCGGACGGCGTCCAGGTCCGACTGGGTGTTGGCGCCCTGGGCGTTGAGCTTCTCGGCGCGCTCGCGGGTCAGTCGCGCGAACTCCGCGTCCGCCTCGGCGCCGGCCAGTTGGGCCTGCTCGCTGGAGGTGTCCAGTTGCACGAGCACCTGGCCCTTCTTCACCGAAGCGCCGTTCTCGAAGCGGATGTCGGTGACGACGCCCGGTAGCTCCGCGCTCAGGGTCACACCCCGGAGCGCCAGCACGGTGCCGACAGCGCTCCGGGTGCCCTGCCAGCCGAAGGACTCCGCCTGGGTGGAGGTGACGGACTCAGGGGGCTGCACGAAGGTCTCACCGGCGTTGATCATCGAGACGATCTGGCCCGCCTTGACGGCGGCGAGCCCCGCGAAGATGGCGAGCAGGAGCAGCACGCCGA
The sequence above is drawn from the Corallococcus sp. NCRR genome and encodes:
- a CDS encoding class I SAM-dependent methyltransferase; translation: MNDTDEQSKLWNGTAGRAWAENQEVLDAMFKPFEDLLVEAVVASSARQVLDVGCGTGSTTLAIARRLGAMGNCTGIDISEPMLATARARAEQEGIPAHFIRANAQSHAFEPATFDRVISRFGVMFFEDPVQAFANLRRAAKTDAKLLAIAWRSPSENPFMTTAERAAAPLVPNLPVRQPDAPGQFAFADSNRVHRILEESGWTGIDIQPIDVTCTLPEKELVHYLTRFGLLARVLQEVDETTRARVIETVRAAFEPFVHGAEVRYTAACWKVAASP
- a CDS encoding aldehyde dehydrogenase family protein, with product MLDTERVGEPLRHLESRLLLAEARRAVPEAFDSQGRLLSPVAGRWVQPPAWFNAVSPIDGSVLAELPLLGAAQVAAGVEQAAAEFGPWAARPLDERARAVAEAVVLLHSHRDLLVRILAWDIGKTLPTASNDVDRCLAGIAWYLERMDRMLDGRKPLGLVSNIASWNYPFSVLLLNVLVQSLAGNSVIAKIPTQGGGVSLTLAFALLRRAGLPVSLVGGRGRDLSEALVGHSHIAGVAFIGGRANGGEVHRRLRDTDKRYALEMEGVNAYAVTHFSDWDGLGAQIRAGFDFGKQRCTAYTRWVVEKSLVPKFVRTYVDAVSTLRVGNPVLGAHVDFGPLISPSKAEELRSLIAQAREQGTQVLHQGMLAEDAFTARQERGAYLPPVLLFGVPRDSELYLREPFGPVDLLVSVDSEEELLREANVSNGALVASVATDDPELARRIAERLHAFKVGINALRSRGDREESFGGRGGSWAGAFVGGIHLVRAFTDGPHPMEGNWPA
- a CDS encoding 3-hydroxyacyl-CoA dehydrogenase family protein, which gives rise to MAGRQVVLFNRHAGSSEAARVKLERDAALLVETGLLGAEQRTLALARIHRTTELAEAAVVQDLVIESIPEDLALKQQLFKELDRLAAPDTLLATNTTALSVTAIARDCAHPERVLSAHYYLPAHLVPLVDVIPGEKTSPDAVETVRRFLEELGKSPVVFARDVPGSVGPRLQQALIGEALRIVTEGVATPEMVDRVLTQGIGRRLGASGIFDRLDLVGLDFITNVLRGAGRPVPPVLEQKVDQGQLGLKTGQGFYPWTPDSAAAFEERMARHLITQLREDRAAGRLPTPESEE
- a CDS encoding efflux RND transporter permease subunit, with the protein product MKFTDLFIRRPVVALVVNLIIIIAGLQALRSLNVRQYPRSENADITVTTVYVGANAELVRGFITTPLERVISAADGIDYVESTSSQNVSLIRARLKLNYDANRALSEISAKVDQVRGDLPPESQVPVMGIESADSQFAVAYLNFTSDFLEQNELSDYLVRVVQPRLSSVEGVQRADILGARTFAMRVWMKPDRMAALNVSPIQVRQALAANNALAAVGQTKGSLVQVNLTANTGLRSVEEFKQLIVRKDGGAVVRLSDVADVVLGAEDYDTDVTLNGKTAVFVGIWALPNANSLDVMQRIRTEMDSLKKDLPEQIHGGVAFDGTDYIQNAIDEVVSTLIETLIIVVIVIFLFLGSVRSILVPVVAIPVSLIGTVFLMQVFGFTVNLLTLLAVVLSVGLVVDDAIVVVENVERHLRDGLRPVDAAIKSARELVGPIIAMTLTLAAVYAPIAFQGGLTGSLFREFALTLAGAVTLSGVVALTLSPMMSSVLLKAGHEDKGLAGVINRGFERLRAAYARTLDSSLLVRGPIYAAWIFLSLLAFLMFNQSARELAPVEDQDFVIGIMSTPSNSTLDQLKPSVTKTSELLMEMPESSFNFQIVQPSNGFWGLVLKPFKERKRTTAQVLAEAQERVNTIPAVQTFALQPPALPGGGNFPVEFVIASTAEADELLGFAQQLQEKATQSGLFAFPPIIDVKLDQPQSELEVDREKVAQLGLNLGTVGQDLGSAVGGNFVNRFNIAGRSYKVIPQILRSSRLTPEQLKDIHVTGPDGKLVALSSIASLKDKVAPRSLNRFQQLNAVKLSGVAIRPLDEALTYLETEAARILPAGYRIDYTGESRQLRTEGDSFAPAFGLAVVLIFLVLAAQFNSFRDPLIILAGSVPLALFGALVTTFLRMPNPMMPYFTDSFTTTLNIYSQVGLVTLVGLIAKNGILIVDFANRLQEEGRSKLEAVKEAASERLRPILMTTVATVAGHFPLVLVSGPGAAARNSIGLVLVTGMALGTLFTLYFVPAIYLLIAKTRTAAVSEAPELQPAPDAAT
- a CDS encoding efflux RND transporter periplasmic adaptor subunit, with the protein product MHASAPEVPLASPPRASRLKRWIIGVLLLLAIFAGLAAVKAGQIVSMINAGETFVQPPESVTSTQAESFGWQGTRSAVGTVLALRGVTLSAELPGVVTDIRFENGASVKKGQVLVQLDTSSEQAQLAGAEADAEFARLTRERAEKLNAQGANTQSDLDAVRARALQSSATVAHLKSLIAKKTLRAPFDGRIGIRQVELGQLVSPGNPIASLQSSTPALVEFQLPQQALAQVKQGQKVRLRVDVFPGESFEGELTTINPEVELSSRNVRMRATVPNADGRLLPGMFASVEVLSDASEQVVAIPATAVLFAPYGDSVFTLSEGKDAAGKTALLARQQFVRLGERRGDYVAVTAGLKPGQTVVSSGVFKLKNGAAVVVNNALAPPIEVAPQPVNP